Sequence from the Thermus albus genome:
CTCGGGGTGCCCACCGCCGAGAAGCTGGAATATCCTTGGCTTTCCGCCTTCAGCCGGGGCCTCACCCTGAAAAGCGCTCTGGCCAACATCCCTCGCTGGATTGAGGAGGTCCTGGCCCTGCAAAGGGCGGGGAGGCTTAAGGGAAGCTTTGTCTTCAGCCACCGCCTGCCCCTCGAGGAGGCCCCGGAGGGCTACCGGCTTTTCCACGAGCGCCAGGCCACCAAGGTGGCCTTGGTGCCCTAAACGCAAAACCGCCGCCCGCAGGCGGCTTCTTCCTCTGACTTCTTCAGTATACCACGGTTTACCGGTATGTAAAGGGGTATGCAGCAAAACCCGTCCCCGACGGGCTAAAAGCCTCTGGGTCCCCGCTTGGGACCGCGCCAGTAGGGGCCCCAGGAAGCCTTCCCGAAATACCTCGGAACTTTTCCACTTTTTAGGGCAAACCCTCCCCCTTGGAAACCTTCCCCACCGGAAGGCACAAAAGTGCCGTTAGAGGTGTGCGACTGGGGCCCCACCCTAGCTTGCCCCGGGGTGGTATGGCGTTGGGCAATGTAACCTTCCTCCCCCTCCCCTTGGGCAACCGGGCTACCCTCAAGGCAAAGGGGGTGAAGCCATGGCCCGGTATCTGGTGGTGGCCCATCGCACGGCCAAAAGCCCCGAACTGGCGAGAAAGCTTCTGGAAATCCTGGACCAGGACCCCGAGGCCCGCTTCGTCCTCCTGGTTCCCGCCGTGCCCCCTGGGGGCTGGGTCTACGAGGAAAGGGAAATCCAGGAGCGGGCAAGGAAGGAGGCCGAGGCTGCCAAAGCCGCCCTCGAGGCCCAAGGTATCCCAGTGGAAGAGGCCAAGCCTGGGGACGTTTCCCCCCTCTTGGCCATGGAGGAGGAGCTGGCCGCCCACCCCGGGGCCTACCAGGCCATCGTCCTGGCCACCCTTCCTCCCGGGCTTTCCCGCTGGCTCCGCCTGGACGTCCACACCCAGGCCGAACGGTTTAGCCTGCCGGTGATCCACGTGATCGCCCACTGAAGCCTAATCCCCTTCCCCACCTCCCCGGCTTGTTTCTCATCCTGGCCCCGTATACTCGGCCTCGTGCTGGGGCGGTACGTCCTTAGGGAGGTCTTGATCCCCTACCTGGTGGGGGTGGTGCTCTTCGTGGCCCTCCTCACCTTTGACCTCCTCTCCAGCCTCTCCGGGGTGCTCCTGAGCCGAGGGGTTGGGGTGGAGGCCATCCTCAAGCTCATCCTCTACCGCCTACCCTGGACCCTGAGCCTAGCCCTTCCCTTGGGCCTGGTCTTCGCCATCCTGGTGGGCCTGGCCCGCCTCATCCGAAGTTCGGAGCTGAAGGCGGCCTACGCTGCGGGCGTACCCCCCTGGGCCCTCCTAAAACCCCTGGCGCTTTTGGCCCTTCTGGTGAGCCTTTTCAACCTCCTCAACCTGGCGGAGCTCCGCCCTAGGGCCCTCGAGGCCTACGACCGGCACCTGGCCCACCTCCTATACGGGGAAGGGGCCTATAGCGGGGTGCTCCGCCAGCAACTTTATGCCCCCCCGGGCCTCGGGGTCTACTACGCCGAGGAGGTGCGGCCCGAGGTGGGGCAGAACCGGCTTTTTGGCCTCCGAGTGGTGGACGAAAGGGGCCGGGTATACAGCGCCCAGGAAGGGGTCTGGGACCGGGAGGGGTGGCAGTTTCGGGGCTACGTGTGGGATGGGGAAGGACCCAAGCCCTTCGCCGGCCTCCTTCCCTTCCCCGTGGAGTTTCGCCCTAAGGAAAGCCTGGGCTCCCGTGACCCCTACGACTCCACTACCCTCTGGGAGCTTTGGCAGAGAAGCCAGGTGGAGCCCTCGGCCCGCTTCGCCTTCCACCGCCGTCTGGCAGACGCCTTGGGGGGCTTCTTCCTGGGCCTGGTGGCCGCCGCCTTGGGCCTCGCCTTCCGGGAGGCCGCCTGGGCTTTCCTTAGCATCGTCCTCCTCATCTTCGGCTACTACGTGCTTTGGACCCTAAGCGCCCAACTGGCCCGCTATGACGTAAATCCCCTGTTCGCCTACCTCCCCAATGGGCTCTATGCCCTTTTGGGGCTCTACCTGGTCTGGAGGTTACGGTGACCACCCTGGACCGCTACCTGCTGCGGGAAGCCTTGGGCCACTACCTCCTAGGGCTTGGGGCCATCGTGCTGCTCTTCCTGGCAGGTGCGGTCTACGAGGTCCTGGCTCCCCTGGTGGCCAAGGGGGCGGACCCCTACACCCTTCTCCTCTATCTCCTCTACCGCACCCCCGAGGCCTTGGTGCGGGGAAGCCCGGTGGCCTACCTTTTCGCACTGCTTCTCCTCCTCTCCCGCATGGCCGAGGACTCGGAGCTTAAGGCCCTTCTCGCCCTGGGCATCCGGCGGGAACGGGTACTCCTGCCCCTTTTGGCCCTGGGAGGGGTATTGGCCCTCTTGGGCTTCGCCTTAGGGGAAAGCCTGGTGCCAAGAAGCCTGGCGGCGGGGCAGGACCTCTTGAGGCGGCAGGTGTTGGAACGCCCCCGCACCCTCCTCACCCCCGGGGCCAGCTTCCAGGACGCCAAGGGCCGGGTGGTCTACGTGGGGGAGGTGAGCGGGGATAGAATCGGGAAGCTACGGATTCTTTCCCGGGAGGAGGTGGTCTTGGCGGAGGAGGGAAGGTTCGGAGGAGGGGTTTTACGGGTGGAAAGAGGCCTGAGGATCACCTATGAGGGGGACCGGCCAAGAACCGTAACCCGCTTCCAAAGGGGCGAGCTGGTCCTTAAGGACCTCACCTTTGAGCCCTGGCAGAACCCCGCCAACCGCATGACCCTAAGGGAGCTAAAGCAGGAGGTGGAAAGGCTCAGGCAGGCGGGGGTGAAGGCGGGCCTCGAGGCCACCACCTACCACCGCCGCTTTGCCGAACCCACGGCCAGCCTCATCTTCGCCCTCTTCGCGGTGGGGCTGGCCTTTTACCTCTTGGGCGGGTCCCGGAGCCTGGGGCTTGTGGGGGTGGCGGTCCTCACCTTCTTTTACTACGCCACCTGGAGCGTGGGGCGGATCATGGGGGAGCAAAACGCCCTAAACCCCCTCCTGGCCGCCTGGGGACCCAACCTGGTCTACGGGCTTTTGGGCCTCCTTCTCTTCCTGGGAGGGCGGAGGTGAAGGCCCTTGCCCTGGCCATGGTCCTCCTTTACCTTTGGAATCCCGCCTGGGCCCAGGAAAAGGTGCTGAAGGTCCTGGAAGCGGAGAAGCTGGAGCTTAGGCAGGAAGGAGACGAAGAGGTCTACGTGCTCACGGGCAGTCCCGTGCGCCTGGAACGGGATGGGGAGGCCATTGAGGCGGGAAGGGTGATCTATTTCCGCACCCGAAAGCTCCTTTTCCTCTCGGAAGGGGTCCGCTACCGGGACCGGGAGGGAAGGCTTTTGGAAGCGGAAGAGCTGCAGCTTTCCCTTTCCGACGAAAGCTTTGACGCCCTGGAGATGCGCATAGAGGCCAAGGACCTTTTCCTCACCGGGCCCCTTTGCCAGCGGATGGCGGGGGTCATCCTCCTGGAAAGGGGCTACGCCTCCCCCTGTGTCCCCTGCGGCCAGGAGGTGCCCGACTACGGCTTCCGCGCCCGGGAGATCGTCCTTTACCCGGGGGACCGGGTGGTGGCCCGGGGGGTGGTGCTTTTAGTCCAGGAAAAGCCCGTTTTGGAGCTTCCGGTCCTCCTCCTTTTCCTATCGGAGCGCCAACCCCGGTTTGAGGTGGGCCAGGACGAGGGGGGCTTGTATGTGAAGGCGGCCTTGCCCTATGTGGCAGAGTTTGGCGTGGGCTACACCCTTCTTGCCTACTACCAGGGCCGGGGCTATGGCTTCGGGTTTGACCACTTTGGAACGGGGGAGGCCAAGGAACGCTACTTCTTTCTCCACACCCCCCCGGACACCTTCCAGTACCGGGGGGAGTACGCCCTAAAGCGGCGGGACTTCTCCCTAAGCGCCCTCCTGGAACGGGACGACACCCGGGACAGGCTTACCCGCTTCCGCCTGGAGGCCTTTTTGCCCGGCACCCCTTCCCCCCAGGACTGGCGCTACACCCTTCGGGCTGAGGGCTTCCTGGACCACGACCCCACCACCCCACCCCCCAGAACCCTCCAGCGCCTGCCCGAGGTGGAGGCCCAAAGCCCCGTCCTCCGGGAAGGCCCCTTCAGCGTGCAGGGGGGGCTGGTGCTGGGCCGCTATCTGGCGGAAACCAACCCCCTAAACCGCTCCGCCCGGGCCCTTGGGCCCTATGCCCAAGCAGGAAGGGCCCTCCTTTCCCATAGCGAAAGCCTTTTCCTTTCCCCCTGGCCTGGGGCCATCCTTAGGGCGGAAAACCGCTTCCGGGGCTTCTACTACACCACGCAAAACCCGGACGGGGAGTACGAGCGGCAGATAGACTGGGCCACCACGGCCAGCCTCCGGCAAACCCTGGGGGGCTTCAGCCTAGAGGCCAGCTACCTTCGTAGCGTCCAGGAGGGGGAAACCCCTTTCCGCTTTGACGCCCTACCAGAGCGGCGAAGCCACCAAGCCACCTTGAGCTTGGGCCTCCAGGAAAGGCCCCTGGCCCTAAACCTCAAAGGGGGCCGGGACCTGGAAGGAGGGAGGTACCTGCCCTTAGAGGCCCAGGCCAGCCTTCAGGACCAGGGATACCAGCTGACCCTAGGGCACAAGCGGGGCCTCGAGGGGGAAGGGCCCTTGGAGACCCGCCTCGAGGGGAGCCTCACCCCCTACCCCTTCTCCCTCAAGGCCAGCCTCCGCTTTGACCACCCAAAGGCCCTCTTTGACCCCCTCCTCTTGCAGGGGGCCTACGCCCTCCCCGGGGGAAGCCTGAACCTGAGCCACCGCCATGGCCTTAACGGGGAAGGCCCCCTCACCACCGATCTCAGCCTCGCCCTAAGGGAGGGGGTCAGCGCCTACACCCTAAGGGCCTTAAGGGACTGGCAGAAGGATACCCTAAGCCTCCAAGGGCAGGCCATCTTGGGCCCCGAAAGCCTCTCCCTGCAAACCACGTGGGACCCCACCGCCTTGGCCTACACCCTGGGCTACCGCTGGGGAAGCCTCCCTGGGCCCCTTTTGGACCTGGCCCTTTCCGGCCGGTACCAGGAGGGCTTTAGGGCCACGAACCTGCGCTTTGGCCTCACCCAGGCCCAGCCGGAGGTATCCTTCCGCCTAGGCGCCAACCTCCACCTCCCCGAGGTGGAGGACCGGGAGATCTACCTCAAGGATGCCACCTTTAGCGGGGGGATGGAGCTTTGGCCACCGGTGCCGGCGGATGAAGCGGGGGAAGGGGCCATCCCCGGGCTTTCCCTCTCGGGAAACCTCACCTACCTGCGCCAGCCGCAAAGGCCCGAGGGCTATGGCCTCGCCTTGCGCAACTTCGGGCCCACCTTCACCTTCCTAGGCCGGGAGAAGACCAAGCTCCACCTCTCCGCCCTCCTCACGCAAAACCTGCCCGGGGAGCCCTTAAAGCCCCGGTTTGTCCTGGTGCTGGACCGGTGTTGCTGGGCCCTACGCTTCACCCTGGATGCCGCCAAGGGCAGCGTGGGCCTGGCCTTCCTCTACGGAGGGCAGGCGGCGGGGCTTCTCCTTTCCCAGGAGGGCGTAAAGCTGGGAGGTGGCCGGTGAAACGGTTAGGGTTTACTCACTTGGTTTTGGGCAGCTTGGCCCTTCTCCTAGGCGCCTGCACGGGAAGCCAAGAACCCCCCCTGCCGGCCCTGGTGGCCATGGGGGGAGGGGGGGAGGTGCGCTTCTACCGGGCCAAAGACCTCCAGGGGAGCACGGCTAGCCCCGTGACCACCTGGAACACCCCAGGACTCCAAGACCTGGCCTACTCCAATGGCTTCGGAAGGCTTTACCTTCTCCTAGGGGACCGCCTCGAGGCCTACCCCACCCAGGGCTTCGGGGGGGATGCCGCGCCCCAGCCTTCCCCCACCACCGCCAACCTCCCTAGTGGCGTGGACTGCACGGGAGGCTACCTCCAGCTTGGACAGAACCGGCTTCTGGCCCATTGTCCAAGGGCCTCCCGGGCCTTCCTCTGGAACCTGGATGGCTCGGGCAACCTGAAGGAAGCGGACCTCACCGGCCTTCCCCCGGAGGTGCGCCTGGCCCTTTTCCCCCAAGGGGGGGAGGAACTTCTGGCCTACATCACGCAGCAAGCCCTGGGCTACCGGCCGTGGCAAACTCCCACCCCCAGCCTGGAAAAACCCCTGGACCCCCAGGCCAGCCAAGGCCCCTACGATCTCCAGCTGGACCGCTCCCAGGGGCGGCTTTTGGGGCTTGCCGCCACCGCGCTCGAGTTGCGGCTTTACACCCTGGAGGGCCAGACCCTCTCAAGCCGCAAGGTCCTTGGGGATTTTCCCCAAAGGAGCCGTCTGGCCCTGGACCCCGTGGGGGGTGGGGTGGCTTACGGCCTAGGGTTCCAGGTTCTTTTCCCCAAGGACTCGGGGCCCCAGCAAACCTTCAAAACCTACGCGGCCGGCCTGGTGGGGCCGGATGGCTACCTTTACCTGGTCCAGGACCAGACCCTAGAGGTCTACGATCTGACGCCTTCCCCTCCCTTCTTCCTACGTCAGCTGAATTTAGGCTTCAGCCCCACCTCCTTGGCCTTCATCCCCGTAGAATGAGGCATGCTCCAAGGTAAAGCTTTCCTGGTGACGGGGGCTGGGGGGGCCTTGGCCCGGGCGGTGATCCCCGCGCTTTATAGGGCTGGGGCTCGGCTTTTCCTCTCCGACCCTCGGGAGGAGCGGATGGCGGAACGGGCCAGGACCTATGGGGCCCAAACCTTTGTGGCCGACCTCACCCGGCTAGAGGAGGCCGAGGCCCTGGCCCGCTTTGTGGAAGGGCAAGCCCCCCTTTTCGGGGTGGTCCACACCGTGGGCGGGTTCGCCGCCGGGCGCTTCCTGGACTCCGACCCTGGGCTATACGATTGGCTTTTGGACCTGAACCTGCGCACCACCTTTAACCTCCTAAGGGCCACCCTGCCCTACATGGAAGCCCGCCGGGAAGGGTTTTTCGCCGCCGTTGCCGCCGGAACCGCCTGGACGGGGGTAGGGCCCCACCGGGCCCTTTACACCATGGCCAAGACCGCCCTGGCCAGCCTCCTCCGCTCCTTGCAAGGGGAGGTGGAAGGGGTGCGCTTCCTCCTCCTCTACCCCATGGGCACCCTGGACACCGAGGCCAACCGAAAGGCCATGCCCGAGGCCGACCCTAGCCGTTGGATCGCCCCCGAGCTTCTGGCCGAGGCCCTCGTCCTGGCCGCCACCGCTAGGGGCGGAAGGCTTTTGGAACTGCCCATCTACCCCCCCATCTAGCCCCCAGGTACGCCCCCAGGACGTCCGCCAAAAGGTCCAGGCCAAAGGCCTCCCGGCCAGGGACATGGCTTTGGTGCCACTCGTCCACCACCCCGTACATAGCCGCCAGGAAAAAAGCGGAGCGGGAATCCCCAAGGGCTACCCCCAGGAGAAAACCTAAAAGCCCATAGGCCAGGAAATGGGCCCCCTTATCCCAAGGGTGCGGCAAGCCCATCCCGGTAGCAGGCTGGTCGGAAAACCACCACAGTAGGCCCATCTCCCCCAGGGCCAAAAGGGCGGCCAGAAGGCGCCAGGGGCTAGGCACCCTCTTCCTCCACCAGCTCCCAAAGCACCCCTAGGCCAAAGCTAGGGTGGAGAAAGGCCACCCGGTGGCCCCCGAAGCCAGGCCGGGGCACCTGGTCTAGGAGCCTGGCCCCTTGCGCCTTCAGCCGGGCGAGTTCCTCCTCCATCCGGGGAGTAGCGAAGGCCAGGTGGTGGAGCCCTGGGCCCCGCTTGGCCAAAAAGCGCCCCACCGGGGTTTCGGGCCCCATGGGGGCCAAAAGCTCCACAAGGGCCTCCCCTTGGCCCTTCAGCATCGCCACCTGGACCCCCTGGGAGGCCACCTCCCCTTCCGCCACCACGCCAAAGCCCAAAAGCCCATAGCGGGCCTTGGCCTCCTCTAAGTCCTCCACGGCAATGCCCACGTGGTGTAGCCGCATGGGAGGATTCTACAGGTCGTACCAAGGGGGCTTACCCCGGTAAAGCTCCAGCTCCCCGAAGACCTCTTCCTTGCTGGCCTCCTCGAGGCGGATCACCTGGGGCGGGCAGCTTTCCACGCAGGCCCCACACCCCGTGCAGGCCTCCACCTTGAGCCTGAGCACGTACTCCTCCCCCTCCCGCACCCTATAGACCGCCTCCGTGGGGCAGACGTTGGTGCAGACCGGGCAGAGGGTACATCCTTCCTCCACGGCTATCTTGGGCCAGCGCACGGTAGAAGCCCGCTTGGCCGCAAGGAGGCGCAGGCGAAGCTCCGCCGGCAGGCCCTTTTCCCCAGGTTCCGCGGCCAGGGGAGGCTCGGGCACCAGATCGGCGGCGGTGCGCTTGGCGCTTCCCAAAAGGGCCTGGAAGAGCTCCCTCCGGCCCACCTTCTCCCCGGGAAGCTCCCCTTGGCGGACCTCCACCTCCACGGGGTGGTAGCGCCGGGCCTCCTCGGCCATCCTCTCCAGGTGTTGGGGCACCAAGGGGCCCCCAATCCTGCAGGTGGCGCAGTCTCCCCTGGCGAGGATAAGCTGGCCAAAGCGGCTTCCCGCCTCGGCCAAAAGCCCCGGGGTCAGGCGGCCCAGGCACACCACCTCCTCCCCCTTGCCCTCGGCCTTGGAGCAACGGATCTGCCCCTTGCCCCGGATCAGGGCTTCCTGGATACCCCCTAAGGGATACTCCAGGGCCACCCCCGGGCAGACCCCCGTGCAGAGGCCACATCCCGTGCAGAGCACCTCGTCCAGCTCCACCCGGAAGCTTTCCAGCTGCACCGCGCCTTTAGGGCAGACCTGGTAACAGCGGTCACACCCCCCCACGCTGTTCTTGTAGAGGAGGCAGCGGGTTTCAGCATACCGGGGCCTGGGATCGGTGGCCTTCAGGAAGGCATTTAAGAGGTTATCCAAAAGGCCCATCTACGCCCCCAACAGGTCCTGAATGGCCTCCAGGAACGCCTCAAACTGCCGGAAGTCCATCTGCTGCTGGTTGTCGGAAAGGGCCACCTTGGGGTTGGGGTGGACCTCCACGTGCACCCCATCCGCCCCCACCGCCAAGGCCGCCCGGGCCAGGGGGGCCAGGAGGTCCGTACGGCCGGCGGCGTGGGTCACGTCCACCACCACGGGCAGGTGGGTTTCCCGCTTGGCCAAGGCCACCGCGGAAAGGTCTAAGGTGTTCCTGGTCCAGCGCTCAAAGGTGCGGATCCCCCTTTCCACCAGGATGACCTGCTCGTTTCCCTGGCTAAGGATGTACTCGGCGGCATAGAGCCATTCCTCCATGGTGGCGGCAAGCCCGCGCTTGAGGAGAACGGGCTTGCGCGAGCGGCCCACCTCCTTAAGGAGGGCGAAGTTTTGCATGTTACGGGCCCCCACCTGCAGGATGTCGGCGTATTCCGCCACCACCTCCACATCCCGGGTATCCATGACCTCGGTGACGAAGACCAGGCCAAAGGCCTCCGCCGCCTTCCGCCCCAGCCTTAGCCCCTCCACCCCCAGGCCCTGGAAGCCGTAGGGGCTGGTCCGGGGCTTGAAGGCCCCACCCCTCAGGACCCTGACCCCCTTGCCGGCGAGAAAGCGGGCCGTTTCCATCATCTGCTCCTCGGACTCAATGGAGCAGGGGCCGGCGATGAGGAGGGGCTTCTCCCCAAAGACCACGGGGCCCACCCGCACCCGGGTGGGCTCGGGCTTGTGCTGGCGGGAGTAGAGGAACTTCTTCTGATCCTCCTGCTCCTCGAGGTCCAGGCTGGCCTTGAAGATCTCCTTAAATAGCTTCCGGATGGTCTCCGCGGGGAAGGGGCCAGGGTTTTCCGCGGTGAGGTAGGCCAGCATCTCCTCTTCCCGCTTGGGGTCGTAGTGGGGTAGGCCCAGCTCGGTCTGGATGCGGCCGATCTCCTGCACCAACCTCCCCCTTTCAGAAAGGAGGCGCAGGATTTCCCGGTTCACCCGGTCCACCTCTTTGCGCAGGGCCAGGATGCGCTCGTCCATGGGTTATTCTATGGGCTAAGCCCTAAGCGGGTGTCAAGCGGTTTCCTCCTTGGGCCTCGCCCGCTCCGCTACCCGGGCCACCAGCACGGAGATCCAGTAAAGGACCAAAAGGGGGCCAGTGACGATGGCCAAGGAGACCACGTCCACCGTGGGGGTGATGACCGCAGCCAAGGTGAGGAGGAGGACCACGGCGATCCGCCAGTTGCGGGCCAAAAAGGCGGAGGAAAGGATGCCCAGCCGGGCCAGGAGGTAGCTCACCACCGGCATCTCAAACACCAGGCCCATGACGGTCATCATCATGAGCACCTGGCCCATGTAGCGGCCGATGGAGATCTGGGGGGTGATGACATCCCCCAAAAAGCCCAAGAGGAAGGGGATGGCAAAAGGTAAGAACCCATAGTAAGCGAAAAGGGCCCCCAAGGCGAAGCTGAACCCCGCCCCCAACAAGAAGGGGACCGCCAAGCGCTTTTCGTGCTCGTAAAGGCCGGGGGCGATAAAGGCCCAGACCTGGTAGACGATAAAGGGCAGGGCCAGAACGAGCCCCCCAAAGGCCGCCACCTTCAAGGAGACCAAAAAGGGCTCTGTGATGTCCAAGACGATGAGGTTGACCTGGATGTTGTTGGTCTTGGCCGCCAGGTCCAAAGGCCGCTTCAGCCACTCCAAAAGCTGGACCCTAAAGGTCCAAGCCACTCCCGTACCCACCGCCCAGGCCAATAACGACCAGAGGATCCGGGTCCTAAGTTCCTCTAAGTGTTCTACCAGGGGGGCTTCCTTCAAGCCTTACGCTCCTCTTGGGGTTGGGTAACCTCCGGGGCCTTGCTGGAAGCCTCAGAAACGGGCTTGGGCTTCAGCTCCTCCCTAGCCAACCTAGCCCCTTCGGGGCCCTTGTCGTCCCGCACGTCCACGGACTTTTCCAGCTCCTCGCGGATCTCCTGGGCCCCCCGCTTGAACTCGCGGATGCTTTGGCCCAAAGAGCGGCCCAGCTCAGGAAGCTTCTTAGGCCCAAAGATAAGAAGGGCCACCACCAGGATCACCAGGATTTCCTGCATGCCCAGGTTCATGCTCTTCAGTTTACCACCTATCCTGAAGAGAAGGTGAAGCCTCTATCCCTCCTCCCGCTTCCTGCGGGCGTAGCCCAGAAGGTTTCGCTGCCTTTCCCGGGCAATGGCCAAGGCCTCCTCGGGTACATCCTGAGTGATCACGCTTCCTGCCCCCACCATGGCCCCATCCCCCACCCGCACCGGGGCCACCAGGACGCTATTGGATCCGATAAAGGCCCCTTTGCCGATATGGGTTCTGTGCTTGCGCCGGCCATCGTAGTTGGCGGTGATGACCCCAGCCCCGATGTTGGTCCCTTCCCCCACCTCGGCATCCCCCAGGTAGGCCAGGTGCCCCGCCTTGACCCCGGGGTGGAGGAGGCTATTCTTCACCTCCACGAAGTTGCCCACATGGACCCCCTCCTTAAGGACCGCTCCCGGGCGAAGCCGGGCGAAGGGCCCAGCGTCGGCCCCCCTTGCGATCACCGCCCCCTGGGCCACGGTGTGGGCCTGGACCCGGGCCCCGGGTTCCAAGAGGGTGTCTTCCAGAATGGCATAGGGCCCCACCTCCGCCCCCTCGCCGATTTTGGTCTTCCCCTTGAGCACCACCCCCGGCCAAAGGGTCACATCGGGGGCCAGTTCCACGCTGGCCTCCAGGTAGATGCTCTCGGGCAGGATCATACGCACCCCCCTTCGCATCCACTCCCGGCGCAAGGCGGCAAGGAGCACCCCCTCCACCCGGGCCAGTTCCTCCCGGGTGTTCACCCCAAGGGCCTCCTCCGCCACCCCCTGGACCGCCACCACCTTGCGCCCATGGGCCCGATAGATGCCGATGAGGTTAGGAAGGTAGTACTCGC
This genomic interval carries:
- a CDS encoding LptF/LptG family permease, with amino-acid sequence MLGRYVLREVLIPYLVGVVLFVALLTFDLLSSLSGVLLSRGVGVEAILKLILYRLPWTLSLALPLGLVFAILVGLARLIRSSELKAAYAAGVPPWALLKPLALLALLVSLFNLLNLAELRPRALEAYDRHLAHLLYGEGAYSGVLRQQLYAPPGLGVYYAEEVRPEVGQNRLFGLRVVDERGRVYSAQEGVWDREGWQFRGYVWDGEGPKPFAGLLPFPVEFRPKESLGSRDPYDSTTLWELWQRSQVEPSARFAFHRRLADALGGFFLGLVAAALGLAFREAAWAFLSIVLLIFGYYVLWTLSAQLARYDVNPLFAYLPNGLYALLGLYLVWRLR
- a CDS encoding LptF/LptG family permease; translated protein: MTTLDRYLLREALGHYLLGLGAIVLLFLAGAVYEVLAPLVAKGADPYTLLLYLLYRTPEALVRGSPVAYLFALLLLLSRMAEDSELKALLALGIRRERVLLPLLALGGVLALLGFALGESLVPRSLAAGQDLLRRQVLERPRTLLTPGASFQDAKGRVVYVGEVSGDRIGKLRILSREEVVLAEEGRFGGGVLRVERGLRITYEGDRPRTVTRFQRGELVLKDLTFEPWQNPANRMTLRELKQEVERLRQAGVKAGLEATTYHRRFAEPTASLIFALFAVGLAFYLLGGSRSLGLVGVAVLTFFYYATWSVGRIMGEQNALNPLLAAWGPNLVYGLLGLLLFLGGRR
- a CDS encoding LPS-assembly protein LptD, giving the protein MVLLYLWNPAWAQEKVLKVLEAEKLELRQEGDEEVYVLTGSPVRLERDGEAIEAGRVIYFRTRKLLFLSEGVRYRDREGRLLEAEELQLSLSDESFDALEMRIEAKDLFLTGPLCQRMAGVILLERGYASPCVPCGQEVPDYGFRAREIVLYPGDRVVARGVVLLVQEKPVLELPVLLLFLSERQPRFEVGQDEGGLYVKAALPYVAEFGVGYTLLAYYQGRGYGFGFDHFGTGEAKERYFFLHTPPDTFQYRGEYALKRRDFSLSALLERDDTRDRLTRFRLEAFLPGTPSPQDWRYTLRAEGFLDHDPTTPPPRTLQRLPEVEAQSPVLREGPFSVQGGLVLGRYLAETNPLNRSARALGPYAQAGRALLSHSESLFLSPWPGAILRAENRFRGFYYTTQNPDGEYERQIDWATTASLRQTLGGFSLEASYLRSVQEGETPFRFDALPERRSHQATLSLGLQERPLALNLKGGRDLEGGRYLPLEAQASLQDQGYQLTLGHKRGLEGEGPLETRLEGSLTPYPFSLKASLRFDHPKALFDPLLLQGAYALPGGSLNLSHRHGLNGEGPLTTDLSLALREGVSAYTLRALRDWQKDTLSLQGQAILGPESLSLQTTWDPTALAYTLGYRWGSLPGPLLDLALSGRYQEGFRATNLRFGLTQAQPEVSFRLGANLHLPEVEDREIYLKDATFSGGMELWPPVPADEAGEGAIPGLSLSGNLTYLRQPQRPEGYGLALRNFGPTFTFLGREKTKLHLSALLTQNLPGEPLKPRFVLVLDRCCWALRFTLDAAKGSVGLAFLYGGQAAGLLLSQEGVKLGGGR
- a CDS encoding SDR family NAD(P)-dependent oxidoreductase, translating into MLQGKAFLVTGAGGALARAVIPALYRAGARLFLSDPREERMAERARTYGAQTFVADLTRLEEAEALARFVEGQAPLFGVVHTVGGFAAGRFLDSDPGLYDWLLDLNLRTTFNLLRATLPYMEARREGFFAAVAAGTAWTGVGPHRALYTMAKTALASLLRSLQGEVEGVRFLLLYPMGTLDTEANRKAMPEADPSRWIAPELLAEALVLAATARGGRLLELPIYPPI
- a CDS encoding VanZ family protein, with the protein product MGLLWWFSDQPATGMGLPHPWDKGAHFLAYGLLGFLLGVALGDSRSAFFLAAMYGVVDEWHQSHVPGREAFGLDLLADVLGAYLGARWGGRWAVPKAFRP
- the mce gene encoding methylmalonyl-CoA epimerase — its product is MRLHHVGIAVEDLEEAKARYGLLGFGVVAEGEVASQGVQVAMLKGQGEALVELLAPMGPETPVGRFLAKRGPGLHHLAFATPRMEEELARLKAQGARLLDQVPRPGFGGHRVAFLHPSFGLGVLWELVEEEGA
- a CDS encoding 4Fe-4S dicluster domain-containing protein, giving the protein MGLLDNLLNAFLKATDPRPRYAETRCLLYKNSVGGCDRCYQVCPKGAVQLESFRVELDEVLCTGCGLCTGVCPGVALEYPLGGIQEALIRGKGQIRCSKAEGKGEEVVCLGRLTPGLLAEAGSRFGQLILARGDCATCRIGGPLVPQHLERMAEEARRYHPVEVEVRQGELPGEKVGRRELFQALLGSAKRTAADLVPEPPLAAEPGEKGLPAELRLRLLAAKRASTVRWPKIAVEEGCTLCPVCTNVCPTEAVYRVREGEEYVLRLKVEACTGCGACVESCPPQVIRLEEASKEEVFGELELYRGKPPWYDL
- a CDS encoding bifunctional 3-deoxy-7-phosphoheptulonate synthase/chorismate mutase, with protein sequence MDERILALRKEVDRVNREILRLLSERGRLVQEIGRIQTELGLPHYDPKREEEMLAYLTAENPGPFPAETIRKLFKEIFKASLDLEEQEDQKKFLYSRQHKPEPTRVRVGPVVFGEKPLLIAGPCSIESEEQMMETARFLAGKGVRVLRGGAFKPRTSPYGFQGLGVEGLRLGRKAAEAFGLVFVTEVMDTRDVEVVAEYADILQVGARNMQNFALLKEVGRSRKPVLLKRGLAATMEEWLYAAEYILSQGNEQVILVERGIRTFERWTRNTLDLSAVALAKRETHLPVVVDVTHAAGRTDLLAPLARAALAVGADGVHVEVHPNPKVALSDNQQQMDFRQFEAFLEAIQDLLGA
- the tatC gene encoding twin-arginine translocase subunit TatC; translated protein: MKEAPLVEHLEELRTRILWSLLAWAVGTGVAWTFRVQLLEWLKRPLDLAAKTNNIQVNLIVLDITEPFLVSLKVAAFGGLVLALPFIVYQVWAFIAPGLYEHEKRLAVPFLLGAGFSFALGALFAYYGFLPFAIPFLLGFLGDVITPQISIGRYMGQVLMMMTVMGLVFEMPVVSYLLARLGILSSAFLARNWRIAVVLLLTLAAVITPTVDVVSLAIVTGPLLVLYWISVLVARVAERARPKEETA
- a CDS encoding twin-arginine translocase TatA/TatE family subunit; its protein translation is MNLGMQEILVILVVALLIFGPKKLPELGRSLGQSIREFKRGAQEIREELEKSVDVRDDKGPEGARLAREELKPKPVSEASSKAPEVTQPQEERKA